A part of Chloroflexota bacterium genomic DNA contains:
- a CDS encoding PAS domain-containing protein, translating into MTDFPFSRSEGIESILTLLNLISDPAVIYDRGQKHILAANNAFYLLTNLEESEFIGRDIHAILPNITDTHPTTGHGQVSRLRHKRQPSIPVEIRLFSLSKSTEAVLMLFHPEGLTFESPLKSADQRDLVQKFHTLIQSRLQENIKSALAQVLETSNDLLSADLVCIYKASSSAPQLVQYVASDDVLAATLPNVLTSEDLAIGQEPTLWTENDLAVSQLQKTAASAGYQFLVVVPLGQQSAKFGLFVAAGKNNQQNENLRSMAALIADFTAGLMEDQIALLNTRALTNKIKQVVKIQNEIISNLEEGILILTPDLTVAEINRAAEEMLGYANVEALRQPVDNILIGSESFRAAFNSAKEGYPTLLAANLTLNHRHGRAFPAQVMTTPVITNGKLVSIIVLIRDVSQAEANQAEKRQLEQRAILGEVTAIFAHEVRNPLNAITLALQVIEDNLEEGDENIEWVHKIQEEVDNLIQLMESVLAFSKPLEYRMSGVDLTKMISQLLDRWRTRFIRVNIASYLESEIDRPIIEGDQRALEQVFTNLISNAVNAMADDGGYLSVKITEPDGEADQSFYQINVADSGPGIPEDIREHMFKPFVTGSKHGTGLGLAITQRIINAHKGKIEVESFPGGTIFKVFLAKKKG; encoded by the coding sequence TTGACTGATTTCCCATTTTCTCGATCCGAGGGGATCGAAAGTATCCTCACCTTATTAAATTTAATTTCAGACCCTGCCGTGATCTATGACCGCGGCCAGAAGCACATTCTGGCGGCCAATAATGCTTTCTACCTGCTCACAAATCTGGAAGAAAGCGAATTCATCGGCAGGGATATCCATGCCATCCTGCCCAACATCACCGACACGCACCCCACCACCGGTCACGGACAGGTTTCCCGGCTGCGACACAAACGCCAGCCATCAATCCCGGTTGAGATCCGGCTCTTTTCACTCTCGAAATCGACAGAAGCCGTGTTGATGCTCTTTCATCCTGAAGGCCTAACCTTCGAATCGCCCCTAAAGAGTGCCGATCAACGGGACCTGGTTCAGAAATTCCACACCTTGATCCAATCCAGACTGCAGGAGAATATCAAATCCGCTCTGGCACAGGTCTTGGAGACCTCCAATGACCTGCTAAGCGCGGATCTGGTCTGCATTTATAAAGCCAGCAGTTCCGCCCCTCAACTGGTGCAATACGTCGCCAGCGATGACGTCCTGGCCGCCACTCTGCCTAATGTCCTGACCAGTGAAGACTTGGCAATTGGACAGGAGCCCACGCTCTGGACGGAAAATGACCTGGCGGTCAGTCAGCTGCAAAAGACTGCCGCCAGCGCAGGGTATCAATTCTTGGTTGTTGTGCCCCTCGGTCAACAAAGCGCCAAATTCGGCTTGTTTGTCGCCGCTGGTAAGAACAACCAGCAAAATGAGAACCTGCGGTCTATGGCCGCCCTGATCGCAGATTTCACTGCAGGCTTGATGGAAGATCAGATCGCCCTGCTGAATACCCGGGCGCTGACCAATAAGATCAAACAGGTGGTCAAAATCCAGAACGAAATCATCTCCAACCTTGAAGAAGGCATCTTGATCCTCACACCGGACCTGACTGTGGCGGAGATCAATCGGGCCGCTGAGGAGATGCTTGGCTACGCGAACGTAGAAGCCTTGCGCCAGCCAGTGGATAATATCCTGATCGGTTCAGAATCCTTCCGAGCCGCCTTCAACTCCGCCAAGGAAGGCTATCCAACCCTGCTGGCCGCGAACCTGACCCTGAACCACCGTCATGGCCGCGCCTTCCCCGCCCAGGTGATGACCACACCGGTGATCACTAATGGCAAACTGGTCTCAATCATCGTTCTAATCCGGGACGTCAGCCAGGCGGAAGCCAACCAGGCAGAAAAACGCCAACTGGAACAACGCGCCATCCTGGGAGAGGTCACTGCGATCTTCGCCCATGAGGTCCGCAACCCCCTCAACGCCATAACGCTTGCCCTGCAGGTCATCGAGGACAACCTCGAAGAAGGTGACGAGAACATCGAATGGGTTCATAAAATCCAGGAAGAAGTCGATAACCTGATTCAATTGATGGAAAGTGTGTTGGCTTTCTCCAAACCGCTGGAATACCGCATGTCCGGGGTTGACCTGACAAAAATGATCAGCCAGCTTCTAGATCGCTGGCGGACCCGTTTCATACGGGTAAACATCGCCTCCTATCTCGAATCCGAGATCGACCGCCCCATCATCGAGGGTGACCAGCGTGCGCTTGAACAGGTTTTCACCAACCTGATCAGCAACGCCGTGAACGCGATGGCGGATGACGGCGGTTACCTGAGCGTCAAGATCACTGAGCCGGATGGTGAAGCGGATCAATCGTTTTACCAGATCAACGTCGCCGATTCCGGCCCCGGCATCCCTGAGGATATCCGTGAGCATATGTTCAAGCCCTTTGTCACCGGTTCCAAGCACGGCACAGGTCTGGGCCTGGCCATCACCCAGCGCATTATCAATGCTCACAAAGGCAAGATTGAAGTTGAGAGCTTCCCGGGTGGTACAATTTTCAAAGTCTTCTTAGCTAAAAAGAAGGGTTAA
- a CDS encoding tetratricopeptide repeat protein — protein sequence MAIEVLLDLIRKRFAPADRKIVAESLQQDPLIWELAQDTGTSLPIFESTDGTRDGFAPAAVINALIKEKFGLALTALSDPETVIPNELTAEATKVFESTLNTGLAPTDALSAGMLTFALLKEYSANDSWQGIANKILVKQGTRGIEKNIQIWQTPATCLYALNPDFDGFITEFMQENNLAAAKTGLGLFIHALLSNPIPHTEKLDHLYVHVSSAGIDLQLEALKDLQKAEKSQMAQLLASSLLQTRSTADFMARTYSELEAFQTPSDRIDPLEKSVRMDLAEDLSKVAALLHYAGNEIKSSEAYASASGILSFIQTQAQYQAIAGKSGPEAKAAWQKIIEAEPKSQLARLQYSHFLVEQCDFEEAKQQLSQISDSPQKSYLTAQINQTHAKGMDQQVMLNLSAPARKSPSPNFFVHDLALDCDDEILRSALANEDIKIANAKWPFHFSNLKQIKLMRDWFSKSQQYEKAIELTSYLELVEPEAQEHRKVLARLYGKAQQWHKAFTAIQDIVKSEVNPVTSDLLLFAESALHTKQTDLAISICQNVLKDHPTQPNALILLGEGFWQKGDTVKAIQHMEEVVETIPEEAATWLALAQIWQENDQTDKTMEVLQKGVVAIPDSPELLRELGKLMLEKQSPADAISYLKKAHDLDGHNPEGQFYLARASYKLGRYDEAWALLEPHIADYEHKPAVAKLLGHVLLAMKQAPAAKPILLFASENYPNDRDTVLSAAKVVIAEAETASPEINQVELSQLRGILSTYLAANGPDTQVKLNLADVERLLGESQLAFDTYLDVSKQIHPAKSRATWQLQYGLGKTALAMGKVEMAVATLQEAAGQQPENTTILHALAKAYQVSELDGKASDTAILALKLAPQDLDNILWYAKFRLDAGKPEEAVKTLKEALILQPNLPALKLWLSRAHLALGEMDAAENKLMSVINSADVSPEELQDAAYQSIRLNNFDLAIKALEKAIQNASNFSPLMVMDLAAAYTSQNQRREALATLDLDVETILQYPELALLKADILDYLGQYQPALTSLQLIESIAETKLDSNVDRLKAYSKSPLLYPVDFSMAGYDYRLGQLYRALGNNEKALAHLDAALERNPKNLKIRLACAETRSLNMAFHSALDLLSELNVEQKDQDSIDIACLKSELMAFLTSPNPSFDQAQQFTTGLVTYPRLLALQSRIAASMGELEVARTYLDEAYKAFFQNTNATPSVNVANISRRQMTLIGMAEAALDLKDMALAVKLYQQAAAILPDQPLANWRYANSLALAAEEQRKVEILSITAHAPGSEFVSGANQAQFNILIEKVKNTLDQNDWVCLKARGASAFEGEWQLMLNYETCLVSPNAAAAMVMSCDDDEIVRQALETYPNDPQVLQAYGLNALKYHKVDAIPMVEKALEFDTLNASNHALLAYLNQDNPEMALKSIDTALQIWPTESAWYAYAAELEMQTGNTNNASAHISQALDADPNNADFWLQSAEIRLVSNDLVDAKADLEKSVSFKTQNADTWLKLAEVNRRMGDFTAAIRNVQNAQQLDPANKSLAIKEAQLMFTKKDYDSAVEKTSHILEENPLDEDANVIQAQSLAKQGKFGQALLVLNQYLDKNPENTRMQLEALKVKKAYEGTEAILPELVKLAEVHSEDPEVLTELTDWLIQTNRLEKAEKTAKTILRIIPEQASVHLMLGRLQRKTGQLDQAIAHLSDAIVHDPALVEAYIELGKTYQDRRNLEEAIKIFHQATEIDPNDPKPFYHSAMALKECKDYSGAEAMLKQAKSLAPDDSEIIRQLGVITAMNLINNLRETR from the coding sequence ATGGCTATAGAGGTATTGCTCGATTTAATTAGAAAGCGTTTTGCTCCCGCTGACCGTAAGATCGTTGCGGAGAGCCTCCAGCAGGATCCCCTAATCTGGGAATTGGCTCAGGATACCGGCACCAGCCTGCCGATCTTTGAATCCACTGATGGCACCCGGGACGGTTTCGCCCCTGCTGCGGTGATCAATGCGTTGATCAAAGAGAAATTCGGTTTGGCTCTCACTGCTCTTTCGGACCCGGAAACGGTCATCCCCAACGAATTGACAGCTGAGGCTACCAAGGTGTTCGAATCAACTCTGAATACCGGACTAGCCCCCACTGATGCTCTCTCCGCAGGCATGCTGACCTTCGCCCTGCTCAAGGAATACAGTGCGAATGACAGCTGGCAGGGAATCGCCAATAAAATCCTGGTCAAGCAAGGCACCCGTGGTATTGAGAAGAATATCCAAATCTGGCAAACCCCTGCGACTTGCCTTTATGCGCTTAATCCCGATTTCGATGGCTTTATCACCGAATTTATGCAGGAAAACAACCTGGCAGCCGCAAAGACCGGTCTGGGCTTGTTCATCCATGCTCTCCTGAGCAATCCAATCCCTCATACGGAAAAACTCGACCACCTATATGTCCATGTTTCCAGTGCTGGGATTGATCTCCAATTGGAAGCGCTCAAAGACCTGCAAAAAGCTGAGAAAAGTCAAATGGCGCAATTACTCGCCTCCAGCCTGTTGCAGACCCGCTCCACAGCGGACTTCATGGCCCGCACTTATTCCGAACTGGAAGCTTTCCAGACACCATCGGATCGGATTGATCCCCTGGAAAAATCCGTTCGGATGGATCTGGCAGAAGATTTGAGCAAGGTTGCCGCCCTGCTACACTACGCCGGCAACGAGATCAAATCTTCTGAGGCTTATGCCAGCGCCAGCGGCATCCTCTCCTTCATCCAAACCCAGGCGCAATATCAGGCCATCGCCGGAAAATCCGGCCCAGAAGCCAAAGCTGCCTGGCAGAAAATTATTGAGGCCGAACCCAAATCACAACTCGCCCGACTGCAATACAGTCATTTCCTGGTCGAGCAATGTGATTTTGAAGAAGCCAAACAGCAATTATCTCAAATTTCCGATAGCCCCCAAAAGAGCTATCTCACCGCTCAAATCAACCAGACCCATGCCAAGGGAATGGATCAGCAGGTCATGCTAAACCTGTCTGCCCCTGCTCGCAAATCGCCTAGCCCGAACTTCTTTGTTCACGATCTTGCTCTGGACTGTGATGACGAAATCCTGCGCTCCGCATTAGCCAACGAAGATATCAAAATCGCCAATGCCAAATGGCCTTTCCATTTCTCCAATCTGAAACAGATCAAGCTTATGCGGGATTGGTTCAGTAAATCGCAGCAATACGAGAAAGCCATCGAACTGACCTCTTATCTGGAGTTGGTGGAGCCTGAAGCGCAAGAGCACCGCAAGGTGTTAGCTCGCCTCTATGGTAAAGCCCAGCAATGGCACAAGGCTTTTACTGCTATTCAGGATATTGTCAAATCCGAGGTCAATCCTGTAACGAGTGATTTGCTGCTGTTCGCCGAATCAGCCCTGCATACCAAGCAGACTGATCTGGCTATATCCATCTGCCAGAATGTACTCAAAGACCACCCTACTCAACCCAATGCGCTGATCCTGTTAGGTGAAGGCTTCTGGCAAAAAGGTGACACCGTCAAAGCCATTCAGCACATGGAAGAAGTGGTCGAAACCATCCCCGAAGAGGCCGCCACCTGGCTGGCCCTGGCGCAGATCTGGCAGGAGAATGACCAAACGGATAAGACGATGGAAGTCCTGCAAAAAGGCGTCGTCGCCATTCCGGATAGCCCCGAACTGCTCCGTGAACTCGGTAAGCTGATGCTTGAAAAACAAAGCCCCGCCGATGCCATCTCTTATCTCAAAAAAGCCCATGATCTCGACGGCCACAATCCCGAAGGCCAGTTCTACTTGGCACGGGCCAGCTACAAGCTGGGGCGTTACGATGAGGCCTGGGCACTGCTTGAACCCCATATCGCTGATTATGAGCATAAACCTGCTGTGGCAAAGCTTCTGGGTCATGTCCTTTTGGCCATGAAACAAGCACCGGCAGCCAAGCCAATTCTGCTCTTTGCCTCCGAAAATTATCCCAATGATCGGGACACGGTGCTCTCTGCTGCAAAAGTTGTAATTGCGGAAGCTGAGACCGCCTCACCTGAAATCAATCAAGTCGAACTCTCCCAACTGCGGGGCATTCTTTCCACCTACCTGGCCGCCAATGGACCCGATACGCAGGTCAAACTGAACCTGGCGGACGTTGAACGTCTGCTGGGTGAAAGCCAACTCGCTTTTGATACTTATCTGGATGTTTCCAAACAGATCCATCCTGCAAAATCACGGGCCACCTGGCAGCTCCAATATGGCCTGGGTAAAACCGCCCTGGCTATGGGCAAAGTTGAAATGGCCGTCGCCACATTGCAGGAAGCTGCCGGTCAGCAGCCCGAAAACACCACCATCCTTCACGCCCTGGCCAAGGCCTATCAGGTTTCCGAATTGGACGGCAAAGCCAGCGACACGGCCATCCTGGCCCTCAAACTGGCCCCTCAGGACCTCGACAACATTCTCTGGTATGCCAAGTTCCGGTTGGATGCTGGCAAGCCTGAGGAGGCCGTCAAAACCCTCAAAGAAGCCCTGATCCTCCAGCCCAATCTACCGGCATTGAAGCTCTGGCTCTCCCGTGCTCATCTGGCACTGGGTGAAATGGACGCCGCCGAAAACAAACTGATGAGTGTCATCAACAGTGCGGATGTTAGCCCTGAGGAACTCCAGGATGCTGCTTATCAGAGCATCCGGTTGAACAATTTCGATCTGGCAATCAAAGCCTTAGAAAAGGCCATCCAAAATGCCAGCAACTTCTCCCCCCTGATGGTCATGGACCTGGCCGCTGCCTACACATCCCAGAACCAACGCCGGGAAGCACTGGCAACTCTGGACCTGGATGTCGAAACAATCCTCCAGTATCCCGAACTGGCGCTGCTCAAAGCGGACATTCTGGATTATCTCGGCCAGTATCAGCCAGCCCTGACCAGCCTCCAGCTTATCGAATCGATTGCTGAAACCAAATTGGACAGTAATGTTGACCGGCTGAAAGCCTATTCGAAATCCCCCCTCCTCTACCCGGTGGATTTCTCGATGGCTGGTTACGATTATCGCCTCGGGCAGCTCTACCGTGCATTGGGAAACAACGAGAAAGCCCTCGCTCATTTGGACGCGGCTCTGGAGCGTAATCCTAAGAATTTGAAGATCCGTTTAGCTTGCGCTGAAACACGGTCGCTAAATATGGCCTTCCATTCAGCGCTGGACCTCCTGAGTGAGCTGAATGTCGAACAAAAAGACCAGGACAGCATTGACATCGCTTGTTTGAAATCCGAGTTGATGGCTTTCCTGACATCTCCCAATCCCTCATTCGATCAGGCCCAGCAATTCACGACCGGACTGGTCACCTACCCCCGGTTGCTGGCCCTGCAAAGCCGGATTGCCGCCTCGATGGGTGAGTTGGAAGTAGCTCGCACCTATCTGGATGAAGCTTATAAAGCCTTCTTCCAGAACACCAATGCTACCCCATCGGTGAACGTGGCAAATATCAGCCGCCGTCAGATGACCTTGATTGGGATGGCTGAAGCCGCTCTGGATCTCAAGGATATGGCCCTCGCCGTGAAACTCTATCAGCAAGCCGCTGCCATCCTGCCCGACCAGCCCCTGGCTAATTGGCGTTATGCCAACAGCCTGGCACTCGCTGCTGAAGAACAACGCAAAGTCGAAATCCTCTCCATCACAGCCCATGCCCCTGGCAGTGAATTCGTGAGCGGCGCAAATCAGGCTCAGTTCAACATATTGATTGAGAAAGTGAAAAATACGCTCGATCAAAATGACTGGGTATGCCTGAAAGCCCGCGGCGCTTCCGCCTTTGAAGGCGAATGGCAGTTAATGTTGAATTATGAAACCTGTCTGGTGAGCCCGAATGCAGCAGCCGCAATGGTGATGTCCTGCGATGATGATGAAATCGTCCGCCAGGCACTAGAGACCTATCCCAATGATCCTCAGGTTCTGCAGGCTTATGGTCTCAACGCCCTGAAATATCACAAAGTGGATGCCATCCCAATGGTCGAGAAAGCCCTCGAATTTGACACCCTGAACGCCAGCAACCATGCGCTGTTAGCTTACCTCAATCAGGACAATCCTGAGATGGCGCTCAAGTCAATTGACACCGCCCTCCAGATCTGGCCCACCGAATCAGCCTGGTATGCTTACGCCGCTGAACTTGAGATGCAGACCGGCAACACCAACAACGCCTCTGCCCACATCTCGCAGGCTCTGGATGCTGACCCCAATAACGCTGATTTCTGGCTCCAATCCGCTGAAATTCGTCTGGTCTCCAATGACCTGGTGGACGCCAAAGCCGACCTTGAAAAGAGCGTTTCCTTCAAAACGCAGAACGCCGATACCTGGCTGAAACTGGCTGAGGTCAACCGCCGGATGGGTGATTTTACCGCTGCTATCCGCAACGTTCAGAACGCACAACAGCTGGACCCCGCCAATAAATCCCTGGCGATCAAAGAGGCTCAGTTGATGTTCACCAAGAAGGATTACGACAGCGCCGTGGAAAAAACCAGCCATATTCTGGAAGAAAACCCACTGGATGAAGACGCCAATGTGATCCAGGCTCAGTCCCTTGCCAAACAAGGGAAATTCGGTCAGGCCCTCCTGGTCCTCAACCAATACCTTGATAAGAACCCCGAGAACACCCGGATGCAGCTAGAAGCCCTGAAGGTCAAAAAAGCCTATGAAGGCACCGAAGCGATCCTGCCGGAACTCGTCAAACTCGCTGAGGTTCATTCGGAAGATCCCGAAGTCCTGACAGAACTGACCGACTGGCTGATCCAAACCAACCGGCTTGAAAAAGCGGAAAAGACCGCCAAGACCATCCTGCGGATCATCCCTGAACAGGCCAGTGTGCACTTGATGCTGGGCCGGCTGCAGCGCAAGACCGGTCAACTGGACCAGGCTATCGCCCATCTTTCAGATGCTATCGTTCACGATCCCGCTCTGGTCGAAGCATATATTGAACTGGGCAAGACCTATCAGGATCGCCGTAATCTGGAAGAAGCCATCAAGATCTTCCACCAGGCGACGGAAATTGACCCCAATGATCCCAAGCCCTTCTATCACTCCGCAATGGCGCTCAAGGAATGCAAAGACTACTCCGGTGCCGAAGCCATGCTGAAACAAGCCAAATCCCTGGCCCCCGATGATTCCGAGATCATCCGTCAGTTAGGTGTCATCACCGCCATGAACTTAATTAATAATCTTAGAGAGACGAGATAA
- a CDS encoding ECF transporter S component, whose translation MESQSPNKNKFYFSTRDLLIMAVLAALGGVASTYINALSDTVQAILGFAGASQWAAGLHVIWIVLAFAITGKPGTGTLTGILKGAVELMSGNSHGIIILLIDLVAGLLVDFGFLIFRNKRNLLPYLVAGGLASGSNILVFQIFATLPSNILAASAIGLLFVVAFASGCVFAGVIPSLLIKSLTKAGVVRAEQPTQKNRRIGWSVLSGVFVIAILMTVFLKIQLQGPEQISVNGTVTAAYGFPDRDVTIEKATLQMEYKGVLSEYTGYPLKAIIAAADPDPDADTLLIEATDGYAFLLSFDELNTNDNILIVQSGSGKNSTFDVVGPESSKAWIRGVARLTVITSDQLVFHCIDGSEYIFVSDDWLFEMDSTQIALPDGSEKLQGVAVWKIVTAAFPGQTPIELQFNNSDEEITFSWDELDQNDDFRLFTVIGEDSISYALAKMSGDVVLFPVTQIDIQ comes from the coding sequence TTGGAATCCCAAAGTCCCAATAAGAATAAATTCTATTTCTCCACCCGAGACCTGCTCATCATGGCTGTTCTGGCTGCCTTGGGCGGCGTGGCCAGCACCTATATCAATGCCCTCAGTGATACCGTTCAGGCTATCCTGGGCTTTGCTGGTGCCTCTCAATGGGCTGCAGGCTTACATGTGATCTGGATCGTGCTTGCTTTTGCCATCACCGGCAAACCGGGAACCGGCACCCTGACCGGCATCCTCAAAGGTGCGGTTGAGCTGATGAGCGGTAACAGCCACGGGATCATCATCCTTTTGATTGATCTGGTCGCAGGCTTGCTGGTGGATTTCGGCTTCCTGATCTTCCGCAACAAACGCAATCTCCTACCCTATCTGGTTGCAGGCGGACTGGCCTCAGGCTCCAACATTCTGGTATTCCAGATCTTCGCAACCCTGCCTTCCAATATACTCGCTGCCTCTGCCATTGGGCTGCTCTTCGTGGTCGCCTTTGCCTCCGGTTGTGTTTTTGCCGGTGTAATCCCCTCACTTCTGATCAAATCCCTAACAAAGGCCGGTGTGGTTCGGGCAGAACAGCCCACCCAGAAGAATCGCAGGATTGGCTGGTCTGTCCTGTCTGGCGTTTTTGTTATTGCCATCCTGATGACTGTCTTCCTGAAAATTCAGCTTCAGGGGCCGGAACAGATCTCCGTCAATGGGACGGTGACCGCAGCCTATGGGTTCCCAGATAGGGACGTAACAATTGAGAAAGCCACCCTCCAGATGGAATATAAGGGCGTCCTCTCCGAATACACCGGTTATCCCCTCAAAGCCATCATTGCCGCAGCTGACCCGGATCCGGACGCGGACACTTTATTGATCGAAGCAACCGATGGTTATGCTTTCCTGCTCAGTTTTGATGAACTTAACACCAACGACAACATCTTGATCGTCCAAAGCGGTTCCGGCAAGAACTCGACCTTTGATGTGGTTGGCCCGGAAAGCAGCAAAGCCTGGATTCGCGGTGTGGCCCGGCTGACGGTGATTACCTCCGATCAATTAGTTTTCCATTGTATTGATGGCAGCGAATATATCTTTGTCTCAGATGATTGGTTGTTCGAAATGGACAGCACCCAGATCGCACTCCCTGACGGTTCTGAGAAGCTCCAGGGCGTTGCTGTCTGGAAGATCGTCACTGCAGCCTTCCCCGGGCAAACCCCCATTGAGCTCCAATTCAACAACAGCGATGAAGAGATCACTTTCAGTTGGGATGAACTGGACCAAAACGATGACTTCCGCCTCTTCACTGTTATCGGTGAAGACAGCATTTCTTATGCGCTGGCGAAGATGTCCGGTGATGTCGTCTTATTCCCTGTCACTCAAATCGACATTCAATAA
- a CDS encoding sigma-54-dependent Fis family transcriptional regulator — MSATILVVDDVDTAREAMAKSLRKDGYEVLEASTLSEARAALEQNQADICVLDIKLPDGNGLQLMDDLAHEAWQPKFIVITAYGEIDIAVDAMKKGAVDFLTKPLNMKTLKQSIKRAEEIVSMRRELNHLRSAQTSSFVMGKSQRMKALYNLAQRAADTSVSILITGESGTGKEVMANFVHQAGPRQQKPFIAVNSAAIANTMMESELFGHEANAFTGAANKRKLGLMEVADTGILFLDEISTMPIDMQAKLLRAIEERAFRRVGGTTLIRVDVQIIAASNRNLKEAIKAGEFREDLYYRLKVVDLDIPPLRKRPEDIPELVGLLMRQTNMSMGTNVQEVTPRAMEAIKAYDWPGNIRELRHLLERAIVFCDEPAIDLKHLPPEIAGENS, encoded by the coding sequence ATGAGTGCAACCATTTTGGTCGTTGATGATGTCGATACCGCCCGTGAAGCGATGGCCAAGAGCCTTCGCAAAGATGGATATGAAGTTTTGGAAGCCAGCACTCTCAGTGAAGCGAGAGCCGCCCTTGAACAAAACCAGGCAGATATTTGCGTATTAGACATCAAACTTCCGGATGGTAACGGTTTGCAACTCATGGACGATCTGGCCCACGAAGCCTGGCAACCCAAGTTCATTGTCATCACAGCCTATGGCGAAATTGACATCGCCGTGGATGCCATGAAAAAAGGCGCGGTAGATTTCCTAACCAAGCCGCTCAACATGAAAACTCTCAAGCAATCCATAAAACGGGCGGAAGAAATCGTCTCCATGCGGCGTGAATTGAATCACCTGCGCAGCGCTCAGACTTCCTCCTTCGTGATGGGCAAGTCCCAACGGATGAAAGCGCTCTATAACCTGGCCCAACGGGCAGCCGACACTTCCGTCTCGATCCTGATCACCGGCGAATCCGGTACAGGCAAGGAAGTGATGGCGAATTTCGTCCACCAGGCAGGCCCGCGCCAACAGAAACCCTTCATTGCGGTAAATAGTGCAGCCATTGCCAACACCATGATGGAATCCGAGCTCTTCGGCCATGAAGCCAACGCCTTTACCGGCGCTGCCAACAAGCGAAAACTCGGTCTGATGGAAGTCGCTGACACAGGCATACTCTTCCTGGATGAAATCTCAACCATGCCGATTGATATGCAGGCCAAACTACTCCGGGCCATTGAAGAACGTGCCTTCCGCCGGGTCGGCGGCACCACCCTGATCAGGGTGGACGTGCAGATCATCGCCGCTTCTAACCGCAACCTCAAAGAAGCCATCAAAGCCGGCGAATTCCGGGAGGACCTGTATTATCGCCTGAAGGTTGTAGATCTGGATATTCCCCCCTTGCGCAAACGCCCGGAAGACATTCCTGAATTGGTCGGCTTGCTGATGCGCCAGACCAATATGTCTATGGGAACCAACGTGCAGGAAGTCACCCCCCGCGCCATGGAAGCCATCAAAGCCTACGATTGGCCTGGCAATATCCGTGAGCTCCGCCACCTACTCGAACGCGCCATCGTCTTCTGTGACGAACCAGCAATTGATCTCAAGCATCTCCCTCCCGAGATCGCAGGAGAAAATTCCTAA